GTCGCTATCAAAGTGCGGAAACACGAAGCTGATGGTACTGTACAAGAGTGGATGGAACAACCAGCACCAGACATTCAACAGTTGTCCCAGGAATTAAGTGAACTTTTGTTACAGGAGCAGCAATTGGTGTGGACAACCACTGCAAGACAGGCGGTTTTGCTGAAATGTGAAGCGAAAAATTACTTGAATGGTGTGAGACGCGATCGCGCTACCCCAATTATTGAACAATATCAATGGATAGCTGCGGCTGCTGCTTTTGCTAACCCAGTACCCGCATTAGATATTTTAGCTACTGCGGCTATTAATGCCCAAATGGTGATGGATTTGGGTAATATCTATCAACAGAAATTCTCCTGGGAACAAGCGCAAACTGTAGCCGCAACAATGGGAAGTTTGATGTTGAAATTGGGTTTAGTAGAACTTTCTACTCAAGCTATTGGTTCTGTTCTCAAAAGTAACGCTGTTACCTTTGTCGCTGGTGGTTTAGTACAGGGTGTAAGTGCGGCTTATCTGACTAGGGTAGCTGGGTTATGTCTAGTAGAGTATTTTGAGCAACAAGAAATCGCTTTAGATTCTGGTAATAATTTGAACTTGGACAAATTACGCCAAACCTTACAAAGAGTGTTCCAACAAAATCAACAAGTAGCATTGCTGCAAGGTTTTGTTAAGCAAGGTGTGAAGCGTTTGTTACCAGAAGCACAGCCGATGGAAGTTGTGGGATAATCTCACGCAAAGGCGCAAAGACGCTAAGAGAAAATCTGCGTTTTTGCGCTTTATAAATAAAATCAATTGCTTATGATTGTTTATAGTTTTATTTTTGTTTTAGTAATAAGATTTGCAGCAAAATTTATTAGATGGTCTAATTGATACACTTAAAATTTTATGTAAACGTAAATTAATTTTGTTTATAAATATTTAGCAAAACAACTATAAAATACTCAAGTAAGTTTGCTCAGAGTTCATTGGTAGTACTCGTAGCTTACGATTTTTGAGGTTTGGTTCTAAGCCTAGAATTTCCATTGGTGTAACACCCAAAAGCGCATAAGGTACTTCCGTAAGTTCCAAACAATCAAAAGTTCCTCGGCGTTCTTCAATACTTAATTCAACATCTCGGAAAATTCTCCCTTGTTGAACTCCAGCCGCAGTCTCTACTTTTGCCTCTCCACCTGGAGTTAAACCAAGTTGATTAATAATACTACTGGGTAAGCATAACAAGGTCGCACCCGTATCTACTAAGACATCATTTAGGATACAAGAACGAACTTCTTCAACAGGAATAAAGCCTCGCTGGGCTAAAAGTTGATCAATTCGATTCGTCAGGGTGATAGTTACTATAACTTGTCTCATTTGCTTAGTCTGAATATTTGGTATTACCAGCTTACCCATTTCGGCTAACCCTTGATAATCTCTTAATTGATATAGTAACTTAAAATAGTTTAATATTCTTTAATTGTTCATTTTATTAATGGGTGTCAAACCTCAAATTTTTTCATTCTTTGCAGGCGCAGGCTTTCTTGATTTGGGTTTTGAAATTAGCGGTTTTAATATTGTTTATGTGAATGAGATTTCCTCGCCTTTTTTGGCAGCATATCGCTATTCTAGGGAGATGCTGAATTTACCTTTACCAGAGTATGGATATCATCAAGGAGAAGCAGCAGATGTATCTCAGCTTGTGGAAGGTGTTCAGACAAAACGTTTATTAGAGTTGGTACAAGATTGTCGTAAGTCTAATCGTATTGTTGGTTTTATTGGCGGCCCTCCTTGTCCTGATTTTTCTATTGGCGGGAAGAATAGGGGTTATTTGGGTGAAAATGGTAAGCTTTCTTCAGCTTATATCGAATTAATTTGTCAAATCTTGCCTGATTTCTTTTTATTTGAAAATGTTAAGGGTTTGTGGCGGACTAAAAAGCATCGGCAGTTTTTTGAGACAATCAAATTACAGTTACAGCAATCAGGTTATATATTAACGGAAAAACTAATCAATGCTATCGAATATGGTGTACCACAAGATAGAGTGAGAATAATATTACTAGGGTTTAAACATAGCTTCCTTAGTGATATGGGTATTAAATTAAATGATGAATTAAGTTTTCCTTGGGATGAAAAAGTTTTATATCCTCAAGAAAAAGTATTTACTTATCCGTGGAGTCAATCTGAACCATTTAGAGAAAATTCTATACTCCCTTGTCCTGATGGTATTCCTCAAGAGTTAACTGTTGAATACTGGTTTACAAAAAATGATGTCCAAAATCATCTTAATTCTCAGCATTATTTTCAACCAAGAGGTGGTATGACAAAATTTGTCAGTATTGCTGAAGGAGATGATTCTAAAAAATCTTTTAAACGGCTACACAGATGGCGTTATTCTCCTACAGCTTGTTATGGCAATAATGAAGTACATTTGCATCCTTACAAAGCAAGGCGAATTTCTGTAGCGGAAGCACTAGCCATACAATCTTTACCCAAAAATTTTGTCCTGCCAGAGAATATGTTTCTGACGCATATGTTTAAAGCTATAGGTAATGGTGTGCCATATTTGGCATCAAAGGCATTGGCTGAGTCTATTTTGGCTTTTCTTAATACAGATGTAAAAAATACTTCTATTGCTGATGAAATAACCCTTGATTAGCGTTAAATATAATACTTTGCTTACTTGATTGTGCGGCAAAGAAAACCACTAAAAGCTCATCTTTTCCGTTAGGCTGCTGATAAATATGCTTTAATTTATATAAAGGGTATTAATTTTTATAAATAAAAGTTATATATCAATCACAAAGAAAAGGCACGATGGCAGCAGACTATCCAGATATTGATATTGCGCCATTTATCGATCATGCGCTATTAACGCCAACGGCTACTCCAGAGCAGGTTGAGCAATGGTGTGGACAAGCAGACAGATTTAATTTCGCGGCGGTTTGTGTGTATCCTGCTTATGTAAAGCAAGCGGCGGAACTCCTCCACGGCAAAAAAACCAAGGTTTGTACGGTAATAGGCTTCCCTACTGGTGCTACGACTCGGTTAGTCAAGTTGTATGAGGCTCAAGAGGCTGTGGAAAACGGAGCCACGGAGCTTGATGTAGTCATCAATTTAGGCTGGTTGAAGTCTGGTAATACGGAAGCGGTACATGAGGAAATTGCCGAGATTTGTGAGGAGACTGGGCAAACTGTCAAGGTAATTTTGGAAACAAATTTACTAACGGATGCGGAAAAAAGGCTTGCAGCCGAAATAGCTATGGAAGCAGGGGCTTCATTCCTCAAGACAGGTACGGGTTGGAATGGTGGTGTTACTGTGGAAGATGTACGTCTTTTGAAAGAGGTAACACGGGAAAGCGTAGGAATTAAGGCTGCTGGGGGGATTCGGACTCTGAATCAAGCTTTAGACTTAATAGTAGCGGGTGCTACGAGAATAGGCACGTCTCGCGGTATCGATTTGATCCGCCAGCGCGATAACCTAGATAAAGGCGAATAGTCAGTTGACAGTTAACAGTTAACAGTCAACAGTTGTCTTTACCTAATGACCCTCCGGGTATGCCTTCTCTACGAGAGGCTGCGCCAACGGCACGCCAAGGGCGAACGCCAGTCCTGTAGGCGGGTCTCCCGCCTACAGGACTGGACTCACCAATGACTAATGACTAATGAGTAAAACTTATAAGGCGACTGGTATTAATCTTAAAGCCCAAGCTCTGGGGGAATCGGATAGAATAGTGACGATTTTAACACAGGAATTTGGTTTGATTCGAGCGATCGCCCCAGGCTCACGTAAGCATAAATCCAGCCTTGGCGGTAGAAGTGGGATGTTTGTAGTCAACGAACTACTGATTGCTAGAGGGCGATCGCTTGATAAAATTACACAAGCCCAAACGTTAAAAACTTACCCTGGTTTGGCAAAAGATTTGGGTAAATTAGCTGCTAGTCAGTATCTAGCAGAAATAGTTCTGTCTCAAGCTTTGAGTGAACATCCACAACAAGAACTATACGAATTACTCAATGAACACCTGCATCGCTTGGAAGAGTTACCCACAGGTGAATCATCTGGTGTTCTTGCTTACCTAGCTCACGCAGTTTTCCATTTGTTAGCCTTAGATGGACTCGCACCACAAGTCCAAATTTGTTGCTTGACTCAAATTCCTTTAACGCCTGACTTGATAGATCCTAATTGGCGAGTCGGGTTTAGCATCGCGGCTGGCGGAATAGTTTCGCTACAAGCTTGGGAAAATTTACGCAAAGAACTTGTGAAGAAGCCGGAAAAATCGCAGAAGCCAGTTACTCATACTCCTGACTCTACAACCCCTGACTATCAAACAGTTGTGCATCGCCAAGAGTTACCCGCTATTATCGCTCGGTTAACTGCTCAAGAACTTACGATGCTCCAACAGTTGTCACAACCGGAGATAATGCAAATTAGTACCGTCAATAATGCAAACTGGTTATCTGTAGAGCAAGTTTTACGCCAGTATGCTCAGTATCATTTGGGTCGTCCTATCCGCTCTGCTACTTTGATTGATTCTTATTTTGCTGCTAACCATGATGCAACCGTCTGAATTGGATAGAAAAGTTCTGCCCTTATCACCCAACCACGCCAACAAACAGCATAGGGCATCAGACCCCACAGCACATAATCATTTAAGTGCTGTACCCCAGCCTGTACCCAGCCACAAACATAGTCCAGAGTCTTCACCAGACATTTCTACAAACGAGAAAGATTGGATATCGGAAAATCATAAAACTGATATACCACCTGAAAGTGACAAGCACTTACCCGAATTAGCCAAAGTTGAAGTTAATGGGAATGGACGAGTACCAGTAACCCCTACGCCAGAAGCAGTCCCACCAACAGATGACTCTGGTTCTGGTGGGGAAGACTCAGAAACTATGCAGCATCAGGGTTTTTTTGCTATATTCAAAAACCCTAACTTTTTGGCACTTTGGGGCGGTCAAGTGTTTTGCCAACTGGCAGACAAAGTATATTTAGTATTAATGATTGCCCTGATTAATACTCAGTTTCAAGCGAGTGATCAAAGTATTAGCGGTTGGGTATCGGCATTGATGATGTCTTTCACGATACCAGCAGTGTTGTTTGGTTCTTTAGCTGGTGTATTTGTTGATAGATGGTCAAAAAAAGCCGTGTTAGTAGCCACAAACGCTTGGCGCGGGATTTTGGTATTGGGCATACCTTTTCTGTTGTGGTTAACTCATGATTGGCAACCAGTAGGCGTTTTACCAGTAGGTTTTCTGATAATTTTGGCTGTGACTTTTTTAGTATCTACTCTCACTCAATTTTTTGCCCCAGCAGAACAAGCAGCAATTCCTCTGGTGGTGAAAGAACAAGATTTACTTTCGGCTAATTCCCTATACACAACCACGATGATGGCATCGGTGATAGTAGGGTTTGCTGTGGGAGAACCATTACTGGCTCTGGCGGATAATATTTGGGCGCAGTTAGGTGGTAATGATGGGTTTGGGAAGGAACTTTTGGTGGGTGGCAGTTATGCGATCGCTAGTATAATGTTGCTGTTATTAACGACTCACGAAAAAACCCACAGCCCAGAAACAGAATTTCCCCATGTCTTTGAAGATTTACGCGATGGGTTACGCTACCTCAAAGAAAATTACCGGGTTCGCAACGCCTTATTACAACTAACAATATTATTTTCTGTTATCGCCGCCTTAACTGTTCTCGCAGTCCGCATGGCAGAAATTATCCCTAACTTAAAAGCTTCTCAATTCGGTTTTTTACTGGCGGCTGGTGGTGTTGGTATTGCTATCGGCGCGACAATTTTAGGTCAGTTTGGGCAACGTTTTTCTTATACTCAATTAAGCCTTGTTGGTTGTTTGGGTATGACAGCCTCTTTAGTTGGGCTTTCTATCTTCACAACCCAGCTATGGTTAGTCCTGCTATTGGTAACGCTACAAGGTGTTTTTGGCTCCCTCATCGCCATACCCATGCAGACAACTATCCAGACGGAAACCCTGCCAGAAATGCGTGGTAAAGTATTTGGTCTGCAAAATAACGTTATTAATATTGCCTTGTCTCTACCCTTAGCGTTAGCGGGTGTGGCTGAAACCTTTGTGGGTTTAAAAGTGGTCTTTTTGGCATTAGCGGCGATCGTCTTTTCAGGTGGTATATTGACTTGGTATAACTCTCGTGATTAATAATCAAAATTTGAGGTAATTATAAATTTTGCTTTCATGCTAAACTGATTGCAGAAAATTTGATCACAAACTTGCTGGGGATTAGTTTGATATCAACCAAGCAGGGTTTTTTGTTGTAAAAATACTGTACAACTAAAAAACGAAATAAGCCTAAAAGAAATGTGGTTTAGCAAACCCAAAATTTGGCTTCTTACTGGTTGAGCAGAAATATATTCAGAATGTAGATAGCCAGCAAGTAAAGCAAGATAAGTAACCAAAGATTCAAAATAAATAAACCACGCTCTTCTGATAGCCGATAAAGAATGCGTATAGCCTGGATTGGAAAAAAATCACCCTTTTGTGGCAACGTCACTTACAGTAGAGAAGTTACCAACGCCTTATTAGATAGGGGACATCAAGTAAGCTTCCTCCATTTTGCTCAAGAAGAACCTGAACCTGACAATTGGCCGAACTTCCAAGAAGTTTCCTTACCCTTCATTTACAAGTCGCAGGTTTATACAATTCCTACTTTCAAAGCGACTAAGGTTTTAACTGAGTCATTAAGGGAAATCAAACCAGATGTCGTCCATGCTTCGCTAACTTTATCCCCATTAGACTTTTTTCTCCCAGAAATTTGTGACCAGTTAAATCTACCTCTGATTGCTACATTTCACACCCCATTTGCTGGCAAGGGTGCAAAACTAATATCAGGCACACAGCTTTTAGCCTATCAACTATACGCGCCTTTCTTAGATAACTATGATCGCGTGATTGTATTTTCCCAAATTCAGCGCGAACTATTGGCGAGTATGGGTGTACGCGAAAAGAAAATCGCAGTCATTCCTAATGGGGTAGATACCAGCAAATACTCTCCAGGTACTTCCAATGTCAAAGCAGAATTTAAAGCTGAACGCTTGTTTGTCTACCAAGGAAGAATAGCCCCAGAGAAAAATGTAGAATCTCTGTTAAGAGCTTGGAAACAAGCGAATATGGAGGCTGGTAGTAAATTATTAATTGTCGGTGATGGGCCATTGAGAGCCACCCTGGAACCTTTTTATAATTCTGAGTATGGCGTGATCTGGTTGGGATTTTTAGCTAGTGAAGAGCGTCGGATAGAGATTTTACGAGGTGGTGATGTATTTATTTTACCCTCCTTAGTTGAAGGTTTATCCCTATCGTTATTAGAGGCGATGGCTTGTGGAATCGCTTGTCTAGCAACTGATGTAGGCGCAGATGGGGAAGTTTTAGAGAAAGGTGCTGGGGTAGTAATGAATACT
Above is a genomic segment from Nostoc sp. MS1 containing:
- the deoC gene encoding deoxyribose-phosphate aldolase, giving the protein MAADYPDIDIAPFIDHALLTPTATPEQVEQWCGQADRFNFAAVCVYPAYVKQAAELLHGKKTKVCTVIGFPTGATTRLVKLYEAQEAVENGATELDVVINLGWLKSGNTEAVHEEIAEICEETGQTVKVILETNLLTDAEKRLAAEIAMEAGASFLKTGTGWNGGVTVEDVRLLKEVTRESVGIKAAGGIRTLNQALDLIVAGATRIGTSRGIDLIRQRDNLDKGE
- the recO gene encoding DNA repair protein RecO, with product MSKTYKATGINLKAQALGESDRIVTILTQEFGLIRAIAPGSRKHKSSLGGRSGMFVVNELLIARGRSLDKITQAQTLKTYPGLAKDLGKLAASQYLAEIVLSQALSEHPQQELYELLNEHLHRLEELPTGESSGVLAYLAHAVFHLLALDGLAPQVQICCLTQIPLTPDLIDPNWRVGFSIAAGGIVSLQAWENLRKELVKKPEKSQKPVTHTPDSTTPDYQTVVHRQELPAIIARLTAQELTMLQQLSQPEIMQISTVNNANWLSVEQVLRQYAQYHLGRPIRSATLIDSYFAANHDATV
- a CDS encoding glycosyltransferase family 4 protein translates to MRIAWIGKKSPFCGNVTYSREVTNALLDRGHQVSFLHFAQEEPEPDNWPNFQEVSLPFIYKSQVYTIPTFKATKVLTESLREIKPDVVHASLTLSPLDFFLPEICDQLNLPLIATFHTPFAGKGAKLISGTQLLAYQLYAPFLDNYDRVIVFSQIQRELLASMGVREKKIAVIPNGVDTSKYSPGTSNVKAEFKAERLFVYQGRIAPEKNVESLLRAWKQANMEAGSKLLIVGDGPLRATLEPFYNSEYGVIWLGFLASEERRIEILRGGDVFILPSLVEGLSLSLLEAMACGIACLATDVGADGEVLEKGAGVVMNTKTVRSQLRTLLPLFQDHPELTTVLGQKARNRVLERYTLSKNITHLEELYQEVLAQQPVKLTWGA
- a CDS encoding DUF697 domain-containing protein, producing the protein MVVKLQRPILVGGLGLSFSLWIVQSWHHSLVQFGELSLLSVLAVGGGLWLLKRKLPKDSSEQPDGILVDRATAESAIAKTEVVINQLAQESQNHQALATLRNQLEQLSVELDRQEIRVAVTGGQSVGKSTLIEILKSEKQQVTFQETAPLFKEVGNQSDIGILTEAAKSDAALFLTNGDLTDSQFQALQQLKRLNLPKVLIFNKQDQYLPDERASILQSLKQRVPDHVVAVAAAPVAIKVRKHEADGTVQEWMEQPAPDIQQLSQELSELLLQEQQLVWTTTARQAVLLKCEAKNYLNGVRRDRATPIIEQYQWIAAAAAFANPVPALDILATAAINAQMVMDLGNIYQQKFSWEQAQTVAATMGSLMLKLGLVELSTQAIGSVLKSNAVTFVAGGLVQGVSAAYLTRVAGLCLVEYFEQQEIALDSGNNLNLDKLRQTLQRVFQQNQQVALLQGFVKQGVKRLLPEAQPMEVVG
- a CDS encoding retroviral-like aspartic protease family protein; the encoded protein is MGKLVIPNIQTKQMRQVIVTITLTNRIDQLLAQRGFIPVEEVRSCILNDVLVDTGATLLCLPSSIINQLGLTPGGEAKVETAAGVQQGRIFRDVELSIEERRGTFDCLELTEVPYALLGVTPMEILGLEPNLKNRKLRVLPMNSEQTYLSIL
- a CDS encoding MFS transporter, translated to MMQPSELDRKVLPLSPNHANKQHRASDPTAHNHLSAVPQPVPSHKHSPESSPDISTNEKDWISENHKTDIPPESDKHLPELAKVEVNGNGRVPVTPTPEAVPPTDDSGSGGEDSETMQHQGFFAIFKNPNFLALWGGQVFCQLADKVYLVLMIALINTQFQASDQSISGWVSALMMSFTIPAVLFGSLAGVFVDRWSKKAVLVATNAWRGILVLGIPFLLWLTHDWQPVGVLPVGFLIILAVTFLVSTLTQFFAPAEQAAIPLVVKEQDLLSANSLYTTTMMASVIVGFAVGEPLLALADNIWAQLGGNDGFGKELLVGGSYAIASIMLLLLTTHEKTHSPETEFPHVFEDLRDGLRYLKENYRVRNALLQLTILFSVIAALTVLAVRMAEIIPNLKASQFGFLLAAGGVGIAIGATILGQFGQRFSYTQLSLVGCLGMTASLVGLSIFTTQLWLVLLLVTLQGVFGSLIAIPMQTTIQTETLPEMRGKVFGLQNNVINIALSLPLALAGVAETFVGLKVVFLALAAIVFSGGILTWYNSRD
- a CDS encoding DNA cytosine methyltransferase, which encodes MGVKPQIFSFFAGAGFLDLGFEISGFNIVYVNEISSPFLAAYRYSREMLNLPLPEYGYHQGEAADVSQLVEGVQTKRLLELVQDCRKSNRIVGFIGGPPCPDFSIGGKNRGYLGENGKLSSAYIELICQILPDFFLFENVKGLWRTKKHRQFFETIKLQLQQSGYILTEKLINAIEYGVPQDRVRIILLGFKHSFLSDMGIKLNDELSFPWDEKVLYPQEKVFTYPWSQSEPFRENSILPCPDGIPQELTVEYWFTKNDVQNHLNSQHYFQPRGGMTKFVSIAEGDDSKKSFKRLHRWRYSPTACYGNNEVHLHPYKARRISVAEALAIQSLPKNFVLPENMFLTHMFKAIGNGVPYLASKALAESILAFLNTDVKNTSIADEITLD